The following coding sequences are from one Chloroflexaceae bacterium window:
- the dhaK gene encoding dihydroxyacetone kinase subunit DhaK, producing MKKLINAPENIVREALAGMAAAHPDLLRVHVDPDYIARADAPVRGKVALVSGGGSGHEPLHGGFVGDGMLDAACPGAIFTSPVPDQMLAAARAVHGDAGILFIVKNYTGDVMNFELAAELAAAEGIPVASVVTNDDVAVRDSLYTAGRRGVGVTVLVEKIAGAAARAGADLATCQRIAEKVNAQGRSMGMALTSCTVPHVGRPTFDLPDDQMEIGIGIHGEPGRTRQQLASAAAIAELLARPILEDLPFQRGDQVLAFVNGMGGTPLIELYVMYHELSKILAGEGITISRSLVGNYITSLEMAGCSFTLLKLDEELTRLWDAPVLTPALRWGI from the coding sequence GTGAAAAAGCTGATCAACGCTCCCGAGAACATCGTTCGGGAAGCCCTGGCGGGCATGGCCGCGGCGCATCCGGACTTGCTGCGGGTGCACGTTGACCCCGACTACATCGCGCGCGCCGACGCCCCGGTGCGGGGCAAGGTGGCCCTCGTCTCCGGCGGCGGCTCCGGCCACGAACCGCTGCACGGCGGGTTTGTCGGCGACGGCATGCTCGACGCGGCCTGCCCTGGCGCAATCTTCACCTCGCCGGTGCCCGATCAGATGCTCGCCGCCGCCCGCGCCGTCCACGGCGATGCTGGCATCCTCTTTATTGTGAAAAACTATACCGGCGACGTGATGAACTTTGAACTGGCCGCCGAACTGGCTGCCGCCGAGGGTATTCCCGTGGCCTCGGTGGTGACGAACGACGACGTGGCGGTGCGCGATAGTCTCTACACCGCCGGCCGGCGCGGGGTGGGGGTGACGGTGCTAGTGGAGAAGATCGCCGGCGCGGCCGCCAGGGCCGGGGCTGATCTGGCGACCTGCCAGCGCATCGCCGAGAAGGTCAACGCCCAGGGGCGCTCGATGGGCATGGCCCTCACCAGTTGCACCGTGCCCCACGTGGGCCGGCCCACCTTCGATTTGCCCGATGACCAGATGGAGATCGGCATTGGCATCCACGGCGAACCCGGTCGCACCCGCCAGCAACTCGCTTCCGCCGCCGCCATCGCTGAACTCCTGGCCCGGCCCATTCTGGAGGATCTGCCCTTCCAGCGCGGCGATCAGGTCCTGGCCTTTGTCAACGGCATGGGCGGCACGCCGCTGATTGAACTGTACGTCATGTACCACGAACTGAGCAAGATCCTCGCCGGTGAGGGCATTACCATCAGCCGCAGCCTGGTGGGTAACTACATCACCTCGCTGGAAATGGCCGGCTGTTCGTTTACCCTGCTCAAGCTCGATGAGGAGTTGACCAGGTTGTGGGACGCGCCGGTGTTGACCCCCGCGCTCCGCTGGGGCATCTAG
- a CDS encoding agmatine deiminase family protein, producing the protein MKTPRQLGYRMPPEWAPHQATWLSWPHKEESWPGRLQDVLPVYARAVAALSRSEAVHINVNDAAMEAAARALLAEAGATGDIRFHRFPTNDAWCRDHGAIFLVREEDPKLAAVDWDFNAWGNKYPPYDLDDEIPRQMAAYLDAICFPGGMVLEGGSIDVDGTGLLLTTEQCLLNPNRNPHLSRDEIETRLRENLGVEKILWLGEGIAGDDTDGHIDDIARFVAPGTVLAAVEEDPLDENYHPLQENLRRLQRMTDLRGRPLTVLTIPMPPPLVYEGQRLPASHANFYIANRVVLLPTFGGASDARAAEVLQRCFPDREIVGLDSTVVVWGLGAWHCLTQQVPAVGQGCPPSVGERA; encoded by the coding sequence ATGAAGACACCACGGCAGCTTGGCTATCGCATGCCCCCCGAATGGGCCCCGCACCAGGCGACCTGGCTCTCCTGGCCGCATAAGGAGGAGAGCTGGCCGGGCCGGCTCCAGGACGTGTTGCCGGTCTATGCCCGGGCGGTGGCCGCCCTCAGCCGCTCCGAGGCGGTGCATATCAACGTGAACGACGCGGCGATGGAGGCCGCGGCGCGGGCGCTGCTCGCCGAGGCGGGCGCCACGGGCGACATCCGCTTTCACCGCTTTCCGACTAACGACGCCTGGTGCCGCGACCACGGAGCGATCTTTCTGGTGCGCGAAGAGGACCCGAAGCTTGCCGCGGTGGACTGGGATTTTAACGCCTGGGGCAACAAGTATCCGCCCTACGATCTTGACGACGAGATCCCGCGGCAGATGGCCGCCTACCTTGACGCCATCTGCTTCCCCGGCGGCATGGTTCTTGAAGGCGGCTCGATTGATGTGGACGGGACCGGTCTCCTGTTGACCACCGAGCAGTGCCTGCTCAACCCCAACCGCAACCCGCACCTCAGCCGGGACGAGATCGAAACGCGCCTGCGCGAGAACCTGGGGGTGGAGAAAATCCTCTGGCTTGGCGAGGGCATTGCCGGCGACGACACCGACGGGCACATTGACGACATCGCGCGCTTCGTCGCCCCCGGCACGGTGCTGGCCGCCGTCGAGGAAGATCCGCTGGACGAGAACTACCATCCGCTCCAGGAGAACCTGCGCCGCCTGCAACGCATGACCGACCTCCGGGGGCGCCCGCTGACGGTGCTGACCATCCCTATGCCGCCGCCGCTGGTGTACGAGGGCCAGCGACTGCCGGCCTCGCACGCCAACTTCTACATCGCCAACCGGGTGGTGCTGCTGCCGACCTTCGGCGGCGCCAGCGACGCTCGGGCCGCCGAGGTGCTGCAACGCTGCTTTCCCGACCGGGAGATCGTGGGTCTGGATAGCACCGTCGTGGTCTGGGGTCTGGGTGCCTGGCACTGTCTGACCCAGCAGGTGCCAGCGGTGGGGCAGGGTTGCCCGCCATCTGTGGGCGAAAGGGCGTAA
- a CDS encoding restriction endonuclease-like protein: MEVNLPVDLLINGAPCVGTTELSEGQAVEFSATPPPGATLALWAGAAPLEPFLRPGEVAWRWRWAAPQAAGTYPLRLRLVWSDGRVEEQRYRLRVRPGKLDQERYEALCADLQRLRRALVTALSGGAEPLVARSAAFPWPPDPVEEFHRLSGAEFERFAAAVERLAARPPDRLRPALRQVRLGQLRSAAGLRAVLHDRDTALISASIAGYDSYEARLLRGLLDDLSRRLETLTAALDLPVALAERAGAVRARLRALRAQPFLAGVPPLDGYRGPTPRLLRDSDYRIVHRFWRLMRQQGEVRWEETPLAVPVADLPRLYERWCVARVALTLLEWPGHTLVSQALLAEDDEGRPGLTEDEPLVVLARPDGSELRLRYHPRYRPFAETGRPPLPGKPSLSIGSLDRHVRIPDLGLEIWRPGAAPRLLALDAKYRLDAAGGVPAEALAEAYSYLGGLGAPDGARAALGVALLYPGTGAPECYPSGVAALPLLPGATTALTAWLAEFL; encoded by the coding sequence GTGGAAGTCAACTTGCCCGTGGATCTGCTTATCAACGGCGCACCGTGCGTCGGGACGACGGAACTCTCCGAGGGCCAGGCGGTCGAGTTCAGCGCCACGCCGCCGCCCGGCGCGACCCTGGCGCTGTGGGCGGGGGCCGCGCCGCTGGAGCCGTTTCTGCGCCCCGGAGAAGTCGCCTGGCGCTGGCGCTGGGCGGCTCCTCAGGCCGCCGGGACGTATCCGCTCCGCCTGCGGCTCGTCTGGTCCGATGGGCGGGTCGAGGAGCAGCGCTATCGCCTGCGGGTGCGGCCGGGCAAACTTGACCAGGAGCGCTACGAGGCCCTGTGCGCCGATCTCCAGCGCCTCAGGCGCGCCCTGGTAACTGCCTTGAGCGGCGGGGCCGAGCCGCTTGTCGCACGCTCGGCGGCTTTCCCCTGGCCTCCCGATCCGGTCGAGGAGTTTCACCGTCTGTCTGGCGCCGAGTTCGAGCGCTTCGCCGCCGCGGTCGAGCGTCTGGCCGCCCGCCCCCCCGACCGGCTGCGCCCCGCGTTGCGCCAGGTGCGGCTGGGCCAGCTCCGCTCGGCGGCGGGTCTGCGCGCTGTGCTTCACGACCGCGACACGGCGCTGATCAGCGCTTCGATAGCGGGCTACGACAGCTACGAGGCGCGTCTGCTGCGGGGACTGCTCGATGATCTGTCGCGCCGTCTGGAGACCCTGACGGCCGCCCTGGACCTCCCCGTTGCCCTGGCGGAGCGGGCCGGCGCCGTCCGCGCCCGCCTGCGCGCCCTGCGCGCCCAACCGTTCCTGGCCGGCGTGCCGCCGCTGGACGGTTATCGCGGCCCTACGCCCCGTCTCCTGCGCGACTCCGACTATCGTATCGTCCATCGCTTCTGGCGGCTGATGCGCCAGCAAGGCGAGGTGCGCTGGGAGGAGACGCCCCTGGCCGTTCCGGTCGCCGATCTGCCCCGGCTGTACGAGCGCTGGTGCGTGGCGCGGGTCGCCCTGACCTTGCTGGAATGGCCCGGCCATACCCTGGTCAGCCAGGCGCTGCTGGCGGAGGACGACGAGGGGCGGCCTGGCCTGACTGAAGACGAACCGCTGGTGGTGCTGGCGCGCCCCGACGGGAGCGAACTGCGCCTGCGCTACCATCCCCGCTACCGGCCCTTCGCCGAGACCGGACGCCCTCCCCTGCCGGGGAAGCCATCCCTGAGCATCGGTTCCCTCGACCGGCACGTCCGTATTCCCGACCTGGGGCTGGAGATCTGGCGTCCCGGCGCGGCGCCGCGGCTGCTGGCGCTCGATGCGAAATATCGCCTCGACGCCGCCGGTGGCGTGCCCGCCGAGGCCCTGGCCGAGGCCTACAGCTATCTGGGCGGCCTTGGCGCGCCCGATGGCGCGCGCGCGGCCCTGGGCGTGGCGCTGCTCTACCCGGGGACCGGCGCGCCAGAATGCTACCCCAGCGGCGTCGCCGCGCTGCCCCTCCTGCCGGGCGCGACCACGGCGCTCACGGCCTGGCTCGCAGAGTTTCTTTAA
- a CDS encoding ZIP family metal transporter codes for MVDWFINLDPILQALLGGCFTWGVTALGAATVFLRRDPPAAFLDAMLGFAAGVMLAASFWSLLQPAIELAEAQGAPPWLPATVGILSGTAFLRVADRLLPHLHPGLPLAAAEGPPTVWRQSTLLVLAITLHNVPEGLAVGVAFGAAAATGSQGLLSAALALTIGIGLQNFPEGVAVAMPLRRAGVPATRSFKAGQLSAAVEPAAAVLGAWAVQIMAPLLPYALAFAAGAMIYVVVEELIPESQRGGRTDMVTVATIVGFAVMMVLDVALG; via the coding sequence ATGGTAGACTGGTTTATCAACCTGGACCCGATCCTGCAAGCCTTGCTCGGCGGGTGCTTCACCTGGGGCGTCACGGCCCTCGGCGCGGCGACGGTCTTCCTGCGGCGCGATCCGCCAGCGGCGTTTCTCGACGCCATGCTCGGCTTCGCCGCCGGAGTGATGCTGGCGGCCAGTTTCTGGTCGCTGTTGCAGCCGGCGATTGAACTGGCGGAGGCGCAGGGCGCGCCGCCCTGGTTGCCCGCCACCGTTGGCATCCTTAGCGGAACAGCCTTTCTGCGTGTCGCCGACCGGCTCCTGCCGCACCTGCATCCCGGCCTGCCCCTCGCCGCCGCCGAGGGGCCGCCCACCGTCTGGCGGCAGTCAACCCTGCTGGTGCTGGCGATCACCCTGCACAACGTTCCCGAAGGGCTGGCCGTCGGGGTGGCCTTCGGCGCCGCTGCCGCCACCGGGAGCCAGGGCCTCCTTAGCGCGGCCCTGGCGCTCACCATCGGCATCGGCTTGCAGAACTTTCCAGAGGGGGTGGCGGTGGCCATGCCCCTGCGCCGCGCCGGGGTTCCCGCGACGCGCAGCTTTAAAGCGGGGCAGCTCTCGGCCGCGGTCGAGCCGGCGGCCGCCGTGCTGGGCGCCTGGGCGGTGCAGATCATGGCCCCATTGCTGCCCTACGCCCTGGCCTTCGCCGCTGGCGCGATGATCTATGTCGTCGTCGAAGAACTCATCCCCGAATCTCAGCGCGGCGGGCGCACCGATATGGTGACCGTCGCCACCATCGTTGGCTTCGCGGTCATGATGGTGCTCGATGTAGCCCTGGGGTGA
- the dhaL gene encoding dihydroxyacetone kinase subunit DhaL, with product MQIESDCVLKFLEVVAARIKEQRDYLTELDAAIGDADHGVNLDRGFSAVMSKLPTLTGRDIGSILRTVGTTLVSTVGGASGPLYGTAFIRAGAAAADRFQLDPYEFVVVLEAALRGIETRGKATRGEKTMLDAIAPFVETLKAGVEANEDPLIALRKAVAACEEGMRATIPMLATKGRASYLGERSIGHQDPGATSAYLMARAMLDVVEERNAE from the coding sequence ATGCAGATCGAGTCCGATTGTGTGCTCAAGTTCCTTGAAGTGGTTGCCGCCCGTATCAAGGAGCAGCGTGACTATCTCACCGAGTTGGACGCGGCGATCGGCGACGCCGACCACGGCGTGAACCTCGACCGGGGTTTCAGCGCAGTGATGAGCAAGCTCCCCACCCTGACCGGCCGTGACATCGGTTCGATCCTGCGGACCGTCGGCACGACCCTGGTCTCGACCGTTGGCGGCGCGAGCGGGCCGCTGTACGGCACGGCGTTCATCCGCGCCGGAGCGGCTGCCGCTGACCGCTTTCAACTCGACCCCTACGAGTTTGTTGTTGTCCTGGAAGCGGCGCTGCGGGGCATCGAGACGCGGGGGAAGGCGACGCGCGGCGAGAAGACAATGCTTGACGCCATCGCTCCCTTTGTGGAGACTCTGAAGGCCGGCGTAGAGGCGAATGAAGATCCGCTTATCGCACTGCGAAAGGCCGTGGCGGCTTGCGAGGAGGGCATGCGCGCCACCATTCCGATGCTCGCCACCAAGGGTCGCGCCTCGTACCTGGGCGAACGCTCCATCGGCCATCAGGACCCCGGAGCGACCTCGGCCTATCTGATGGCCCGCGCGATGCTGGATGTGGTCGAGGAGCGCAACGCAGAGTAA
- a CDS encoding nucleotidyltransferase family protein gives MSSALMIPEAELVAFCRRYRVRRLSLFGSALREDFGPQSDVDMLVEFEPEVAVGFLTLSRMARELSDLLGRPVDLVPRSGLKPSIREAVLHGEQVIYAA, from the coding sequence ATGAGCAGTGCTCTGATGATACCTGAGGCTGAATTGGTCGCGTTTTGTCGTCGTTATCGGGTGAGGCGGCTTTCCCTCTTTGGTTCGGCGCTGCGCGAAGACTTTGGGCCGCAGAGCGATGTGGACATGCTGGTCGAGTTTGAGCCTGAGGTTGCAGTGGGGTTTCTCACTCTGAGCCGGATGGCGCGTGAGTTATCCGATCTGTTGGGAAGACCCGTGGACCTTGTGCCCCGGAGTGGTCTCAAACCCTCGATTCGCGAAGCCGTGCTGCATGGAGAGCAGGTAATCTATGCGGCCTGA
- a CDS encoding VWA domain-containing protein, protein MDERILEFIAALRAAGLRVSVAESIDALRALEHTGVAEQGLLRRALRATLVKERADLPVFERLFPLYFGGNGVTLVTPDDDGALSAAEREHLRRAVVEAAAAAPTPALAWLFTAIIAGEPLRREQLDALLAGVDQLEVSAPLFEPWMARRALREVQFERLEGLLHELLERLRAAGMRAEALEAIARTARLNQEAQAGQIGRAVALSMQRRAATRRDAPLPREELLDRPFHLLDSEERAALRREVARLAARLRAHAALQRRRNRRGALDPRGTLRASLRYASVPVDLRRRRRRLTPRLVILCDLSASMREVASFMLHLVYALHDHIRRARAFAYIAELYDISADFHAARPAEAVSAVLRRIDAAYTATDFGAALQQFIRDHLHTLDRRATVLILGDGRNNRSDPGLAHLRQIKARARQVIWFTPESPRDWGTGDSDLPAYLPLCDSVHVVRNLRQLAEAVERLVLRMV, encoded by the coding sequence ATGGACGAACGCATCCTCGAGTTCATCGCCGCCCTGCGCGCGGCGGGCCTGCGGGTCAGCGTAGCGGAGAGCATTGACGCCCTGCGCGCGCTGGAGCATACCGGGGTGGCCGAGCAAGGGTTGCTGCGTAGAGCATTGCGCGCCACGCTGGTGAAGGAGCGTGCCGATCTGCCGGTCTTCGAGCGGCTGTTTCCGCTCTACTTCGGCGGCAACGGCGTCACCCTTGTCACGCCCGACGACGATGGCGCATTGAGCGCTGCGGAGCGCGAGCATCTGCGCCGGGCCGTTGTAGAGGCGGCTGCCGCGGCGCCCACGCCCGCCCTGGCATGGCTCTTCACTGCCATCATTGCCGGAGAGCCGTTGCGCCGGGAGCAACTGGATGCTCTGCTGGCAGGGGTGGACCAGCTCGAGGTGAGCGCTCCGCTCTTCGAGCCGTGGATGGCCCGGCGGGCGCTGCGTGAGGTGCAGTTCGAGCGCCTGGAGGGGCTGCTGCACGAGCTGCTGGAACGTTTGCGGGCCGCGGGGATGCGCGCGGAGGCGCTGGAAGCGATCGCCCGGACCGCGCGGCTCAACCAGGAGGCCCAGGCCGGCCAGATCGGGCGCGCCGTGGCCCTCAGCATGCAACGGCGGGCCGCCACCCGGCGAGATGCGCCTCTGCCGCGAGAGGAACTCCTCGACCGCCCCTTCCACCTGCTCGACAGCGAAGAGCGCGCCGCCCTGCGGCGCGAAGTCGCCCGGCTCGCGGCCCGTTTGCGCGCCCACGCCGCCCTGCAGCGTCGCCGCAACCGCCGGGGCGCCCTCGACCCCCGGGGCACGCTGCGAGCCAGCCTGCGCTACGCCAGCGTGCCGGTGGACCTGCGCCGCCGCCGGCGCCGGCTGACGCCGCGGCTGGTGATCCTCTGCGACCTCAGCGCCTCGATGCGCGAGGTCGCCAGTTTCATGCTCCACCTGGTCTACGCCCTGCACGACCACATACGCCGCGCGCGCGCCTTTGCCTACATCGCCGAACTCTACGACATCAGCGCCGACTTCCACGCCGCGCGACCGGCGGAGGCCGTTAGCGCGGTCCTGCGGCGCATTGACGCCGCCTATACCGCCACCGATTTCGGCGCGGCGCTGCAACAATTCATCCGCGACCATCTCCACACGCTCGATCGGCGCGCCACCGTCCTTATTCTCGGCGACGGGCGCAACAACCGCAGCGACCCCGGTCTGGCCCATCTTCGCCAGATCAAGGCCCGCGCGCGCCAGGTGATCTGGTTCACCCCCGAGTCGCCCCGCGACTGGGGCACGGGCGACAGCGACCTGCCGGCCTATCTCCCGCTCTGCGACAGTGTGCACGTAGTCCGCAACCTGCGGCAACTGGCCGAGGCGGTCGAGCGCCTCGTGCTGCGGATGGTGTGA
- a CDS encoding gamma-glutamylcyclotransferase has protein sequence MGCSIAMQLPFFVYGTLRPGGISYRQYLFGRTSAETPAVLRGAVLFTPGPFPFLTTVPELAAPTDTVRGDLIAVHPAFYPETLAALDRLEGFVAGRATNLYERVALEVETADGLRRAWVYVAAERPLRLIRQGRMRRVPGGEWLL, from the coding sequence TTGGGTTGTAGCATTGCGATGCAGTTGCCATTCTTCGTCTACGGCACCCTGCGGCCCGGCGGGATCAGTTACCGGCAGTATCTGTTCGGGCGCACCAGCGCCGAAACCCCGGCTGTGTTGCGCGGGGCGGTCCTGTTTACCCCCGGGCCATTCCCGTTTCTCACCACTGTTCCCGAACTGGCGGCCCCCACCGATACGGTCCGCGGCGACCTGATCGCGGTTCACCCCGCCTTCTATCCGGAGACCCTGGCCGCCCTCGACCGGCTGGAGGGGTTCGTTGCCGGGCGGGCGACCAATCTGTACGAGCGAGTAGCTCTGGAAGTCGAGACGGCGGACGGCCTACGGCGGGCCTGGGTGTACGTCGCAGCGGAGCGCCCCCTGCGGCTCATTCGCCAGGGGCGCATGCGCCGCGTGCCCGGCGGCGAGTGGCTCCTGTAA
- a CDS encoding carbon-nitrogen hydrolase: MARRSVVTVGLVQMRCTADPEENMARAIAGVREAAARGAQVICLPELFRSLYFCQREEYAPFALAEPVPGPSTATFGALARELGVAIIASLFEKRAEGLYHNTAAVLDADGSYLGKYRKMHIPDDPLYYEKFYFTPGDLGFKVFPTRFARLGVLICWDQWYPEGARLTALRGADILFYPTAIGWHPAEKAEHGAAQHESWELIQRSHAVANGCFVVSVNRVGHEGDPASGIEFWGQSFVCDPRGTVLVRAPADEPAVLVQPLDLGMLDVQRTHWPFLRDRRIDAYGELTRRFIDE, translated from the coding sequence ATGGCCAGGCGATCGGTCGTAACCGTCGGTCTGGTGCAGATGCGCTGCACCGCCGATCCCGAGGAGAACATGGCGCGGGCGATCGCCGGGGTGCGCGAGGCTGCTGCCCGCGGCGCCCAGGTGATCTGCCTGCCGGAGTTGTTTCGCTCGCTGTACTTCTGCCAGCGCGAGGAGTACGCCCCCTTCGCCCTGGCCGAGCCGGTTCCCGGCCCCAGCACCGCGACCTTCGGCGCCCTGGCGCGCGAACTGGGCGTGGCAATCATCGCCAGCCTCTTCGAGAAGCGCGCCGAGGGCCTCTACCACAACACCGCCGCGGTGCTCGACGCCGATGGAAGCTACCTCGGCAAGTACCGCAAGATGCACATCCCCGACGATCCGCTCTACTATGAGAAGTTCTACTTCACCCCCGGCGACCTGGGCTTCAAGGTCTTTCCGACCCGCTTCGCGCGTCTGGGAGTGTTGATCTGCTGGGACCAGTGGTACCCCGAGGGCGCCCGGCTGACCGCCCTGCGCGGGGCCGATATCCTCTTCTACCCCACCGCGATTGGCTGGCATCCCGCCGAGAAGGCCGAGCACGGGGCCGCCCAGCACGAGAGCTGGGAGTTGATCCAGCGCTCCCATGCCGTCGCCAATGGATGCTTTGTGGTCAGTGTCAACCGCGTGGGCCACGAGGGCGACCCCGCCAGCGGGATCGAGTTCTGGGGACAGAGCTTCGTCTGTGATCCGCGCGGCACAGTGCTCGTCCGCGCTCCCGCGGACGAGCCGGCAGTGCTCGTGCAACCGCTCGACCTGGGCATGCTCGATGTTCAGCGGACCCACTGGCCCTTCCTGCGAGACCGCCGTATTGACGCCTACGGGGAACTAACCCGGCGTTTCATTGACGAATGA
- a CDS encoding DUF86 domain-containing protein produces MRPERLYLTDIVDAADAIARFLHGVDEAAFMQDELRQSAVLQKLIVIEEAAARLPRAFCEAHSEIPWPDIVANIAIHEYFAVDWRIVWVTSTQEVSLLRQQIGRLIEGVDDDG; encoded by the coding sequence ATGCGGCCTGAGCGTCTCTATCTGACCGATATTGTGGATGCTGCCGACGCCATTGCCCGCTTCCTGCACGGTGTAGATGAGGCTGCTTTTATGCAGGATGAACTTCGGCAAAGCGCCGTGCTGCAGAAACTCATCGTCATAGAAGAGGCAGCCGCTCGTTTACCCCGCGCTTTTTGTGAAGCACATTCCGAAATCCCCTGGCCGGACATCGTAGCTAATATCGCCATACACGAGTATTTTGCTGTAGACTGGCGCATTGTCTGGGTGACGTCGACGCAGGAGGTCTCGTTGTTGCGACAGCAGATCGGACGCTTGATTGAGGGGGTTGACGATGATGGCTGA
- a CDS encoding endonuclease/exonuclease/phosphatase family protein → MHPSRRRLTLWRLIRDVTLALYPLALVLFVLVTLIAPQRTGVVALAQVFAHYLFAAALFLVPLALLRNMVTLRMALAAASVTFLLVYPPALNFAPPPTGAREVTVLAWNLYFNRVPAEEVLAVLDARQPDVVAFQEVNAQALGANAALAARFPYQVVRPERDSLGTAILSRYQVLESGVFEGPQATEFALRLVWARLDIDGRPVTVVNAHPVPPLIRVDGCRLVFCYNTGIRDRQISAIRAFIDDLRARTGDPLIVAGDMNVTEREQAYFDLSNGLRDAHRAAGVGFGFTWRPRAITLPFGLIRIDYVFTNDLVQPLAFETDCTFRGSDHCLNVGRFGL, encoded by the coding sequence ATGCACCCATCCCGTCGTCGCCTGACCCTGTGGCGTCTGATCCGTGACGTGACGCTGGCCCTCTATCCCCTGGCGCTGGTGCTGTTTGTCCTGGTGACGCTGATCGCCCCGCAGCGGACAGGTGTGGTGGCCCTGGCCCAGGTGTTCGCCCATTACCTGTTTGCCGCCGCCCTGTTTCTTGTACCTCTGGCGCTGCTGCGGAACATGGTTACGTTACGCATGGCCCTGGCGGCTGCCAGCGTGACCTTTCTCCTGGTCTACCCCCCGGCGCTGAACTTCGCTCCGCCCCCGACAGGCGCCCGCGAGGTGACGGTGCTGGCCTGGAACCTCTACTTCAACCGTGTACCCGCTGAAGAGGTGCTGGCAGTGCTCGACGCGCGCCAGCCCGACGTGGTAGCCTTCCAGGAGGTGAACGCCCAGGCCCTGGGCGCGAATGCCGCGCTGGCGGCGCGTTTTCCCTACCAGGTTGTCCGCCCCGAACGCGATTCATTGGGAACGGCCATCCTCAGCCGCTACCAGGTGCTCGAATCAGGCGTGTTTGAAGGTCCACAGGCGACCGAATTCGCCCTGCGGCTGGTCTGGGCGCGGCTGGACATTGATGGGCGTCCGGTGACGGTGGTCAATGCCCATCCGGTGCCGCCGCTGATCCGGGTTGATGGCTGCCGCCTGGTGTTCTGTTACAATACAGGCATCCGCGATCGGCAGATCAGCGCCATCCGCGCCTTCATTGACGACCTGCGGGCGCGCACCGGCGACCCGCTGATCGTTGCCGGGGATATGAACGTGACCGAGCGCGAACAGGCGTACTTCGACCTCTCCAACGGCCTGCGCGACGCGCATCGCGCCGCGGGGGTCGGCTTCGGCTTTACCTGGCGCCCGCGCGCCATCACGCTGCCGTTCGGGCTGATCCGCATTGATTACGTGTTCACGAACGACCTGGTTCAACCATTGGCCTTTGAGACCGACTGCACCTTTCGCGGCAGCGATCACTGCCTGAATGTGGGGCGTTTTGGGTTGTAG